The following coding sequences are from one Saccharomyces eubayanus strain FM1318 chromosome VII, whole genome shotgun sequence window:
- the AFT1 gene encoding DNA-binding transcription factor AFT1 has product MEGFNPGHIEHLSPIDSTDNNSASFIYPLPKTAGEYVNNHNENHTDVNPSPVPSSMVSLNFKNPSSPNGDFHIHTSASPTEAAEHGNQPEKLNQNNLVHLDPVPNFKDKADIKPWLQKIFYPQGIELVIERSDTFKVVFKCKAAKRGRNTRRKRKDKSNEQDQEEEKLQVNDDEFENTSSSNFIVSSNGARSSPELTSSGKPKKKRCVSRFNNCPFRVRATYSLKRKRWSIVVMNSNHSHPLKFNPDSEEYKKFKEKLRKDNDLDAIKKFDELEYRTLANLPIPTATIPCDCGLTNEIQSFNVVLPTNSKSSSSASSSSVSSVSLDPLSASKRPCLPPVNNTGNVNTNNIRKPRSQSKNKDTLLKRTTMQNFLTTKSRLHKTGTPTSSQHSSTAFSGYIDDPFNLNEILPLPTSDFKPNTVTNLNEIDFTNIFTKPSHPHSGPTHPRQVFDQLDDCSSILFSPLTTNTNNDFEVESDDFVHSPYLNSEGDFSQILNNAPPAHHVPDHTRLESQDSIDRFANSSQEQNEYILQYLTHFDAANHAANTSNDISHSLNIHHNITDLSNSLLKQETLIDNPSTRILDELKFLQNSPHGTHHPVDFQHENYNHLMPNQPQIRHQQHELQLQLPQQQQQQRQQEYPHSHDHHDHHHNQHQEVRKEVQTHETLEMMGNTLLEEFNDIKMINGELKYVKRED; this is encoded by the coding sequence agaacCCGTCCTCCCCAAATGGCGATTTCCATATTCATACATCTGCATCCCCTACGGAAGCTGCAGAGCATGGCAATCAGCCAGAAAAACTGAATCAGAATAATTTGGTTCATCTAGATCCAGTGCCCAATTTTAAAGATAAAGCCGACATCAAGCCTTGGTTACAAAAAATCTTCTATCCTCAAGGGATAGAGCTTGTGATAGAAAGATCGGATACCTTTAAAGTTGTCTTCAAATGTAAAGCTGCTAAAAGGGGAAGAAACACAaggaggaaaagaaaagataagTCTAACGAACAGGACcaagaagaggagaaaTTGCAGGTCAATGACGATGAATTCGAAAATACAAGCAGCTCGAACTTTATAGTATCAAGTAACGGGGCTCGATCGTCGCCCGAACTAACATCTTCCGGaaagccaaagaagaaaaggtgTGTCTCAAGGTTCAATAACTGCCCCTTCAGGGTACGAGCCACTTATTcattgaagaggaaaagatGGAGTATTGTAGTAATGAATAGCAACCATTCGCATCCGTTGAAGTTCAACCCTGATTCTGAAGAGtacaaaaaattcaaagaaaaattaaggAAAGACAATGATCTGGATGCgatcaagaaatttgaCGAACTGGAGTATAGAACGTTGGCCAACTTACCCATTCCGACAGCTACAATACCTTGTGACTGTGGTTTAACGAatgaaattcaaagttttaACGTTGTCTTGCCTACTAACAGCAAATCGTCTTCGtctgcatcttcttcaagtgTATCATCAGTGTCTCTCGATCCTTTGAGTGCATCGAAAAGACCGTGCTTACCCCCTGTAAATAACACTGGTAATGTCAATACTAACAATATAAGGAAGCCAAGAAGCCAATCCAAGAATAAGGATAcactattgaaaagaacgaCCATGCAGAACTTCCTCACTACGAAATCAAGACTACATAAGACGGGCACCCCAACATCTTCACAGCATTCATCTACAGCATTTTCGGGATATATTGACGATCCATTCAATTTAAACGAAATATTACCATTACCGACTTCTGATTTTAAGCCGAATACTGTCACCAATTTAAACGAGATCGATTTCACAAATATTTTCACCAAACCGTCACACCCCCACAGTGGGCCCACTCATCCAAGACAAGTCTTCGACCAATTGGATGATTGTTCCTCGATACTCTTTTCTCCATTGACTacaaacacaaacaatgattttgaagtaGAATCGGATGATTTCGTTCATTCTCCATATTTGAATTCGGAAGGCGATTTCAGTCAAATTCTTAATAATGCCCCCCCTGCTCATCATGTTCCAGATCACACGCGTCTGGAAAGTCAAGATAGTATCGATAGATTTGCCAATAGTTCGCAAGAACAGAACGAGTACATCTTGCAGTATTTGACACATTTTGACGCCGCGAATCATGCCGCCAATACTTCAAACGATATTTCGCATTCATTAAACATCCACCATAACATTACTGACCTGAGCAACTCACTTCTCAAACAGGAAACTCTGATAGATAACCCTTCGACCAGAATTTTGGACGAATTAAAGTTCTTACAAAATAGCCCCCACGGTACTCACCATCCTGTAGATTTTCAGCATGAAAACTATAATCATCTAATGCCGAATCAACCTCAAATACGACACCAGCAACATGAACTGCAGCTGCAGCTGCcccagcaacaacagcaacagcgGCAGCAGGAATATCCCCATAGTCATGATCACCACGATCATCACCACAACCAGCATCAAGAAGTACGAAAAGAGGTACAAACACACGAAACGCTTGAAATGATGGGAAATACACTATTGGAGGAATTCAATGACATTAAGATGATTAACGGCGAATTGAAATACGTGAAACGAGAAGATTAA
- the RPB9 gene encoding DNA-directed RNA polymerase II core subunit RPB9 has protein sequence MTTFRFCRDCNNMLYPREDKENNRLLFECRTCSYVEEAGSPLVYRHELITNIGETAGVVQDIGSDPTLPRSDRECPKCHSRENVFFQSQQRRKDTSMVLFFVCLSCSHIFTSDQKNTRTQFS, from the coding sequence ATGACTACATTTAGATTTTGCCGTGACTGCAACAATATGTTGTACCCTCGTGAAGACAAGGAGAACAATAGGCTGTTATTCGAATGCAGAACATGTTCTTATGTGGAAGAAGCGGGCAGCCCATTGGTGTACAGGCATGAACTGATCACGAACATTGGTGAGACTGCGGGCGTAGTGCAAGACATTGGTTCTGATCCGACGCTTCCGAGATCTGATAGGGAATGTCCTAAATGCCACTCTCGTGAAAACGTGTTTTTCCAATCgcagcaaagaagaaaggacACTTCTATGGTTTTATTCTTTGTGTGTTTGTCTTGCTCGCATATATTTACTTCTGatcaaaagaatacaaGAACGCAATTTTCGTGA
- the MNP1 gene encoding mitochondrial 54S ribosomal protein bL12m — protein sequence MSLRILAKRSSSIWMKTRITPALTTPITITTRFNSTTTTAPLSKDDAKATVPATEAKPVDPKISKIVQDISQLTLLETSSLITELKTALNIPEMSMPMGGFMAGGAGVGAGNAAGSAGEAGAGAEEEAKPEAKTVFTVKLDSFDAKTKAKVIKEVKGLLGLSLVEAKKFVEAAPKVLKENIAKDDAEKIKKTLEGLGAKVSLE from the coding sequence ATGTCCCTACGTATACTAGCGAAGAGATCCTCCTCTATCTGGATGAAAACGCGCATTACACCAGCGTTAACCACCCCAATCACCATCACAACCCGTTTTAACTCCACGACTACAACTGCACCATTGTCTAAGGATGACGCTAAGGCAACCGTCCCAGCTACAGAGGCTAAACCTGTCGACcccaaaatttccaaaattgtTCAGGATATCTCACAATTGACTCTTTTGGAAACCTCTAGTTTGATTACCGAATTGAAGACTGCATTAAACATCCCAGAGATGTCCATGCCTATGGGCGGATTTATGGCAGGAGGTGCCGGTGTCGGTGCTGGTAATGCAGCAGGCTCAGCTGGTGAAGCAGGTGCCGgtgctgaagaagaagccaagCCGGAGGCCAAAACTGTGTTCACTGTGAAGTTGGATTCTTTCGACGCAAAGACCAAGGCTAAAGTCATCAAAGAAGTCAAAGGTTTACTAGGTCTCTCACTAGTTGAAGCTAAAAAATTCGTCGAGGCTGCTCCAAAGgtcttgaaagaaaacatagCCAAGGACGATGctgaaaagatcaagaaaacCTTGGAAGGTTTAGGAGCTAAGGTCAGTTTGGAATGA
- the NPY1 gene encoding NAD(+) diphosphatase, with protein MSTPVSFFGQQVLNRVSFLRCSKEFVKKSLNHDSTIFIPFIEGEALISPENGNLVQLSYSTKSYQNILSTVIPAYTTLLNSTRSRSDESGINLTFLGLLEETDSTFNFEWSNIAYKGTPYFGLDIRVTDNTLFKKADFESIFSFPQMTRDHIFEQTNADASLYSQGRMYLDWLAKYKFCPGCGSKLFPVDAGTKLQCSNENKSLHCNVRDARVNNVCFPRTDPTVIIAMTNSDYSKCCLARSKKRYGDFVLYSTIAGFMEPSETIEEACVREIWEETGISCKNVDIVRSQPWPYPCSLMIGCLGIVEFNFHNEVINLNHDDELLDAQWFETTEIIQALDDYTGGIRVPFKNGTNLPGSTTIAHQLIKQVCENYKRLRTAAASHL; from the coding sequence ATGTCTACCCCTGTATCCTTTTTTGGTCAGCAGGTCTTAAACCGAGTTTCCTTCTTAAGATGCTCAAAGGAATTCGTTAAGAAATCGTTAAACCACGACTCCACCATTTTCATCCCATTTATTGAGGGGGAAGCGCTCATATCACCTGAAAATGGTAATTTGGTACAGTTATCTTACTCTACGAAGTCTTACCAGAATATTCTGTCTACTGTAATTCCTGCATATACCACTCTTTTGAACTCAACTCGGTCAAGAAGTGATGAGTCAGGTATCAATTTGACATTTTTAGGTCTGCTAGAAGAGACAGATTCtacttttaattttgaatggTCCAATATCGCCTACAAAGGAACACCTTACTTTGGATTAGATATCCGTGTTACAGACAACACCTTATTTAAGAAGGCAGATTTCGAGTCAATCTTTTCCTTCCCGCAGATGACCAGAGACCACATCTTTGAGCAAACAAATGCTGATGCCTCACTATATTCACAAGGAAGAATGTACCTAGATTGGCTAGCCAAGTACAAGTTTTGCCCCGGTTGTGGATCTAAACTGTTTCCAGTGGACGCAGGCACCAAGCTTCAATGTTccaacgaaaacaaaagccTACACTGCAATGTGAGAGATGCGCGTGTCAATAACGTGTGTTTCCCAAGAACAGATCCAACAGTTATTATAGCCATGACCAACTCGGACTACTCTAAATGTTGTCTCGCAAGATCTAAGAAAAGATATGGAGATTTTGTGTTGTATTCCACAATTGCAGGATTTATGGAGCCTTCTGAGACCATTGAGGAAGCCTGTGTCAGAGAAATATGGGAAGAAACAGGCATATCATGCAAAAATGTGGACATAGTCCGCTCACAGCCTTGGCCCTACCCTTGTAGCTTGATGATCGGCTGTCTGGGTATTGTCGAATTCAACTTCCACAATGAGGTCATCAATCTAAATCATGACGATGAATTGTTGGATGCCCAGTGGTTTGAGACAACAGAAATCATTCAAGCTCTGGATGATTATACTGGTGGGATCCGTGTTCCATTCAAAAATGGCACCAATTTGCCCGGAAGCACCACTATTGCCCACCAATTGATCAAGCAAGTCTGCGAGAACTATAAAAGACTCCGCACGGCCGCAGCAAGCCATTTGTAG